In Apium graveolens cultivar Ventura chromosome 10, ASM990537v1, whole genome shotgun sequence, the following are encoded in one genomic region:
- the LOC141692398 gene encoding phosphatidylglycerophosphate phosphatase PTPMT2-like — protein sequence MKIQDLDGVIADTNDCNNDSRTAVVDAKRALVGAGARILFYPTLLYNVFRNRIEPEFRWWDEIDQYLLLGAVPFPKDVPKLKLLGVGGVITLNESYETLVPTELYQAHGIDHLVIPTRDYLFAPSFIDINRAVNFIHRNASCGKTTYVHCKAGRGRSTTIVLCYLVEYKHMTPAAALEYVRSRRPRVLLAPSQWKAVQEYKQHQLAFAAESPSRDAVLITTADLEGYHSFCDEDAKKKLALITRGTRTSPMIARLSCLFSSLKASGGYTSSSKQITEARAC from the exons ATGAAGATCCAGGATTTAGATGGTGTTATTGCAGATACTAATGATTGTAATAATGATAGCAGAACAGCAGTGGTTGATGCAAAGCGAGCTCTAGTTGGAGCTGGTGCTCGTATCTTGTTTTACCCTACTCTGCTTTACAATGTTTTTCGAAACAGGATTGAACCTGAGTTTAGATGGTGGGATGAGATTGATCAG TATCTTCTATTGGGTGCGGTTCCGTTCCCCAAGGATGTTCCTAAATTGAAGCTACTTGGTGTTGGAGGAGTCATAACCCTCAATGAATCATATGAAACTTTGGTTCCCACCGAACTGTACCAG GCTCATGGAATAGATCATCTAGTCATCCCAACCAGAGACTACCTATTTGCCCCTTCATTTATTGACATTAACCGTGCAGTAAATTTCATTCACA GGAATGCTTCTTGTGGTAAGACTACTTATGTTCACTGCAAGGCTGGCAGGGGAAGGAGCACAACCATAGTTCTTTGCTATCTG GTGGAGTATAAGCATATGACTCCTGCTGCTGCACTTGAATATGTGCGCTCGAGAAGACCAAGAGTGCTGTTGGCCCCCTCTCAATGGAAA GCAGTTCAAGAATACAAGCAGCATCAACTAGCTTTTGCTGCAGAGTCTCCTTCTAGGGATGCTGTTTTGATAACAACAGCAGATTTGGAAGGCTATCATAGCTTTTGCGACGAAGATGCCAAAAAGAAGTTGGCACTTATCACCAGAGGGACAAGAACGAGTCCCATGATCGCAAGATTATCGTGCCTTTTCTCATCCCTAAAAGCTTCTGGTGGCTACACAAGCAGTAGTAAGCAGATCACTGAAGCACGTGCCTGCTAA